The Nomascus leucogenys isolate Asia chromosome 16, Asia_NLE_v1, whole genome shotgun sequence genome includes a region encoding these proteins:
- the PDP1 gene encoding pyruvate dehyrogenase phosphatase catalytic subunit 1 isoform X2 produces MEGLALGARPCSRLGPAALGLALPPPAGRMCVCPGPRRIGIPVRSSSLPLFSDAMPAPTQLFFPLIRNCELSRIYGTACYCHHKHLCCSSSYIPQSRLRYTPHPAYATFCRPKENWWQYTQGRRYASTPQKFYLTPPQVNSILKANEYSFKVPEFDGKNVSSILGFDSNQLPANAPIEDRRSAATCLQTRGMLLGVFDGHAGCACSQAVSERLFYYIAVSLLPHETLLEIENAVESGRALLPILQWHKHPNDYFSKEASKLYFNSLRTYWQELIDLNTGESTDIDVKEALINAFKRLDSDISLEAQVGDPNSFLNYLVLRVAFSGATACVAHVDGVDLHVANTGDSRAMLGVQEEDGSWSAVTLSNDHNAQNERELERLKLEHPKSEAKSVVKQDRLLGLLMPFRAFGDVKFKWSIDLQKRVIESGPDQLNDNEYTKFIPPNYHTPPYLTAEPEVTYHRLRPQDKFLVLATDGLWETMHRQDVVRIVGEYLTGMHHQQPIAVGGYKVTLGQMHGLLTERRTKMSSVFEDQNAATHLIRHAVGNNEFGTVDHERLSKMLSLPEELARMYRDDITIIVVQFNSHVVGAYQNQE; encoded by the exons ATGGAGGGGCTGGCCCTCGGGGCGCGCCCCTGCTCGCGCCTGGGCCCCGCTGCCTTGGGCTTGGCTCTGCCTCCCCCAGCGGG gagaatgtgtgtgtgtcccGGGCCCAGACGAATTG GAATCCCAGTCAGAAGTTCCAGCCTGCCACTGTTCTCTGATGCCATGCCAGCACCAACTCAACTGTTTTTTCCTCTCATCCGTAACTGTGAACTGAGCAGGATCTATGGCACTGCATGTTACTGCCACCACAAACATCTCTGTTGTTCCTCATCATACATACCTCAGAGTCGACTGAGATACACACCTCATCCAGCATATGCTACCTTTTGCAGGCCAAAGGAGAACTGGTGGCAGTACACCCAAGGAAGGAGATATGCTTCCACACCACAGAAATTTTACCTCACACCTCCACAAGTCAATAGCATCCTTAAAGCTAATGAATACAGTTTCAAAGTGCCAGAATTTGATGGCAAAAATGTCAGTTCTATCCTTGGATTTGACAGCAATCAGCTGCCTGCAAATGCACCCATTGAGGACCGGAGAAGTGCAGCAACCTGCTTGCAGACCAGAGGGATGCTTTTGGGGGTTTTTGATGGCCATGCAGGTTGTGCTTGTTCCCAGGCAGTCAGTGAAAGACTCTTTTATTATATTGCTGTCTCTTTGTTACCCCATGAGACTTTGCTAGAGATTGAAAATGCAGTGGAGAGTGGCCGGGCACTGCTACCCATTCTCCAGTGGCACAAGCACCCCAATGATTACTTCAGTAAGGAGGCATCCAAATTGTACTTTAACAGCTTGAGGACTTACTGGCAAGAGCTTATAGACCTCAACACTGGTGAGTCAACTGATATTGATGTTAAGGAGGCTCTAATTAATGCCTTCAAGAGGCTTGATAGTGACATCTCCTTGGAGGCACAAGTTGGTGATCCTAATTCCTTTCTCAACTACCTGGTGCTTCGAGTGGCATTTTCTGGAGCCACTGCTTGTGTGGCCCATGTGGATGGTGTTGACCTTCATGTGGCCAATACTGGCGATAGCAGAGCCATGCTGGGTGTGCAGGAAGAGGACGGCTCATGGTCAGCAGTCACGCTGTCTAATGACCACAATGCTCAAAATGAAAGAGAACTAGAACGACTGAAATTGGAACATCCAAAGAGTGAGGCCAAGAGTGTCGTGAAACAGGATCGGCTGCTTGGCTTGCTGATGCCATTTAGGGCATTTGGAGATGTAAAGTTCAAATGGAGCATTGACCTTCAAAAGAGAGTGATAGAATCTGGCCCAGACCAGTTGAATGACAATGAATATACCAAGTTTATTCCTCCTAATTATCACACACCTCCTTATCTCACTGCTGAGCCAGAGGTAACTTACCACCGATTAAGGCCACAGGATAAGTTTCTGGTGTTGGCTACTGATGGGTTGTGGGAGACTATGCATAGGCAGGATGTGGTTAGGATTGTGGGTGAGTACCTAACTGGCATGCATCACCAACAGCCAATAGCTGTTGGTGGCTACAAGGTGACTCTGGGACAGATGCATGGCCTTTTAACAGAAAGGAGAACCAAAATGTCCTCGGTATTTGAGGATCAGAACGCAGCAACCCATCTCATTCGCCACGCTGTGGGCAACAACGAGTTTGGGACTGTTGATCATGAGCGCCTCTCTAAAATGCTTAGTCTTCCTGAAGAGCTTGCTCGAATGTACAGAGATGACATTACAATCATTGTAGTTCAGTTCAATTCTCATGTCGTAGGGGCATATCAAAACCAAGAATAG
- the PDP1 gene encoding pyruvate dehyrogenase phosphatase catalytic subunit 1 isoform X1, translating to MSISALLSMGRCCCRCCCPRGLWMLSAPCCDDRRMCVCPGPRRIGIPVRSSSLPLFSDAMPAPTQLFFPLIRNCELSRIYGTACYCHHKHLCCSSSYIPQSRLRYTPHPAYATFCRPKENWWQYTQGRRYASTPQKFYLTPPQVNSILKANEYSFKVPEFDGKNVSSILGFDSNQLPANAPIEDRRSAATCLQTRGMLLGVFDGHAGCACSQAVSERLFYYIAVSLLPHETLLEIENAVESGRALLPILQWHKHPNDYFSKEASKLYFNSLRTYWQELIDLNTGESTDIDVKEALINAFKRLDSDISLEAQVGDPNSFLNYLVLRVAFSGATACVAHVDGVDLHVANTGDSRAMLGVQEEDGSWSAVTLSNDHNAQNERELERLKLEHPKSEAKSVVKQDRLLGLLMPFRAFGDVKFKWSIDLQKRVIESGPDQLNDNEYTKFIPPNYHTPPYLTAEPEVTYHRLRPQDKFLVLATDGLWETMHRQDVVRIVGEYLTGMHHQQPIAVGGYKVTLGQMHGLLTERRTKMSSVFEDQNAATHLIRHAVGNNEFGTVDHERLSKMLSLPEELARMYRDDITIIVVQFNSHVVGAYQNQE from the exons ATGAGCATCTCTGCCTTGCTTTCAATGGGCCGGTGCTGCTGTCGCTGCTGCTGCCCGCGCGGGTTGTGGATGTTGTCGGCTCCGTGTTGTGATGAcaggagaatgtgtgtgtgtcccGGGCCCAGACGAATTG GAATCCCAGTCAGAAGTTCCAGCCTGCCACTGTTCTCTGATGCCATGCCAGCACCAACTCAACTGTTTTTTCCTCTCATCCGTAACTGTGAACTGAGCAGGATCTATGGCACTGCATGTTACTGCCACCACAAACATCTCTGTTGTTCCTCATCATACATACCTCAGAGTCGACTGAGATACACACCTCATCCAGCATATGCTACCTTTTGCAGGCCAAAGGAGAACTGGTGGCAGTACACCCAAGGAAGGAGATATGCTTCCACACCACAGAAATTTTACCTCACACCTCCACAAGTCAATAGCATCCTTAAAGCTAATGAATACAGTTTCAAAGTGCCAGAATTTGATGGCAAAAATGTCAGTTCTATCCTTGGATTTGACAGCAATCAGCTGCCTGCAAATGCACCCATTGAGGACCGGAGAAGTGCAGCAACCTGCTTGCAGACCAGAGGGATGCTTTTGGGGGTTTTTGATGGCCATGCAGGTTGTGCTTGTTCCCAGGCAGTCAGTGAAAGACTCTTTTATTATATTGCTGTCTCTTTGTTACCCCATGAGACTTTGCTAGAGATTGAAAATGCAGTGGAGAGTGGCCGGGCACTGCTACCCATTCTCCAGTGGCACAAGCACCCCAATGATTACTTCAGTAAGGAGGCATCCAAATTGTACTTTAACAGCTTGAGGACTTACTGGCAAGAGCTTATAGACCTCAACACTGGTGAGTCAACTGATATTGATGTTAAGGAGGCTCTAATTAATGCCTTCAAGAGGCTTGATAGTGACATCTCCTTGGAGGCACAAGTTGGTGATCCTAATTCCTTTCTCAACTACCTGGTGCTTCGAGTGGCATTTTCTGGAGCCACTGCTTGTGTGGCCCATGTGGATGGTGTTGACCTTCATGTGGCCAATACTGGCGATAGCAGAGCCATGCTGGGTGTGCAGGAAGAGGACGGCTCATGGTCAGCAGTCACGCTGTCTAATGACCACAATGCTCAAAATGAAAGAGAACTAGAACGACTGAAATTGGAACATCCAAAGAGTGAGGCCAAGAGTGTCGTGAAACAGGATCGGCTGCTTGGCTTGCTGATGCCATTTAGGGCATTTGGAGATGTAAAGTTCAAATGGAGCATTGACCTTCAAAAGAGAGTGATAGAATCTGGCCCAGACCAGTTGAATGACAATGAATATACCAAGTTTATTCCTCCTAATTATCACACACCTCCTTATCTCACTGCTGAGCCAGAGGTAACTTACCACCGATTAAGGCCACAGGATAAGTTTCTGGTGTTGGCTACTGATGGGTTGTGGGAGACTATGCATAGGCAGGATGTGGTTAGGATTGTGGGTGAGTACCTAACTGGCATGCATCACCAACAGCCAATAGCTGTTGGTGGCTACAAGGTGACTCTGGGACAGATGCATGGCCTTTTAACAGAAAGGAGAACCAAAATGTCCTCGGTATTTGAGGATCAGAACGCAGCAACCCATCTCATTCGCCACGCTGTGGGCAACAACGAGTTTGGGACTGTTGATCATGAGCGCCTCTCTAAAATGCTTAGTCTTCCTGAAGAGCTTGCTCGAATGTACAGAGATGACATTACAATCATTGTAGTTCAGTTCAATTCTCATGTCGTAGGGGCATATCAAAACCAAGAATAG
- the PDP1 gene encoding pyruvate dehyrogenase phosphatase catalytic subunit 1 isoform X3, whose amino-acid sequence MPAPTQLFFPLIRNCELSRIYGTACYCHHKHLCCSSSYIPQSRLRYTPHPAYATFCRPKENWWQYTQGRRYASTPQKFYLTPPQVNSILKANEYSFKVPEFDGKNVSSILGFDSNQLPANAPIEDRRSAATCLQTRGMLLGVFDGHAGCACSQAVSERLFYYIAVSLLPHETLLEIENAVESGRALLPILQWHKHPNDYFSKEASKLYFNSLRTYWQELIDLNTGESTDIDVKEALINAFKRLDSDISLEAQVGDPNSFLNYLVLRVAFSGATACVAHVDGVDLHVANTGDSRAMLGVQEEDGSWSAVTLSNDHNAQNERELERLKLEHPKSEAKSVVKQDRLLGLLMPFRAFGDVKFKWSIDLQKRVIESGPDQLNDNEYTKFIPPNYHTPPYLTAEPEVTYHRLRPQDKFLVLATDGLWETMHRQDVVRIVGEYLTGMHHQQPIAVGGYKVTLGQMHGLLTERRTKMSSVFEDQNAATHLIRHAVGNNEFGTVDHERLSKMLSLPEELARMYRDDITIIVVQFNSHVVGAYQNQE is encoded by the coding sequence ATGCCAGCACCAACTCAACTGTTTTTTCCTCTCATCCGTAACTGTGAACTGAGCAGGATCTATGGCACTGCATGTTACTGCCACCACAAACATCTCTGTTGTTCCTCATCATACATACCTCAGAGTCGACTGAGATACACACCTCATCCAGCATATGCTACCTTTTGCAGGCCAAAGGAGAACTGGTGGCAGTACACCCAAGGAAGGAGATATGCTTCCACACCACAGAAATTTTACCTCACACCTCCACAAGTCAATAGCATCCTTAAAGCTAATGAATACAGTTTCAAAGTGCCAGAATTTGATGGCAAAAATGTCAGTTCTATCCTTGGATTTGACAGCAATCAGCTGCCTGCAAATGCACCCATTGAGGACCGGAGAAGTGCAGCAACCTGCTTGCAGACCAGAGGGATGCTTTTGGGGGTTTTTGATGGCCATGCAGGTTGTGCTTGTTCCCAGGCAGTCAGTGAAAGACTCTTTTATTATATTGCTGTCTCTTTGTTACCCCATGAGACTTTGCTAGAGATTGAAAATGCAGTGGAGAGTGGCCGGGCACTGCTACCCATTCTCCAGTGGCACAAGCACCCCAATGATTACTTCAGTAAGGAGGCATCCAAATTGTACTTTAACAGCTTGAGGACTTACTGGCAAGAGCTTATAGACCTCAACACTGGTGAGTCAACTGATATTGATGTTAAGGAGGCTCTAATTAATGCCTTCAAGAGGCTTGATAGTGACATCTCCTTGGAGGCACAAGTTGGTGATCCTAATTCCTTTCTCAACTACCTGGTGCTTCGAGTGGCATTTTCTGGAGCCACTGCTTGTGTGGCCCATGTGGATGGTGTTGACCTTCATGTGGCCAATACTGGCGATAGCAGAGCCATGCTGGGTGTGCAGGAAGAGGACGGCTCATGGTCAGCAGTCACGCTGTCTAATGACCACAATGCTCAAAATGAAAGAGAACTAGAACGACTGAAATTGGAACATCCAAAGAGTGAGGCCAAGAGTGTCGTGAAACAGGATCGGCTGCTTGGCTTGCTGATGCCATTTAGGGCATTTGGAGATGTAAAGTTCAAATGGAGCATTGACCTTCAAAAGAGAGTGATAGAATCTGGCCCAGACCAGTTGAATGACAATGAATATACCAAGTTTATTCCTCCTAATTATCACACACCTCCTTATCTCACTGCTGAGCCAGAGGTAACTTACCACCGATTAAGGCCACAGGATAAGTTTCTGGTGTTGGCTACTGATGGGTTGTGGGAGACTATGCATAGGCAGGATGTGGTTAGGATTGTGGGTGAGTACCTAACTGGCATGCATCACCAACAGCCAATAGCTGTTGGTGGCTACAAGGTGACTCTGGGACAGATGCATGGCCTTTTAACAGAAAGGAGAACCAAAATGTCCTCGGTATTTGAGGATCAGAACGCAGCAACCCATCTCATTCGCCACGCTGTGGGCAACAACGAGTTTGGGACTGTTGATCATGAGCGCCTCTCTAAAATGCTTAGTCTTCCTGAAGAGCTTGCTCGAATGTACAGAGATGACATTACAATCATTGTAGTTCAGTTCAATTCTCATGTCGTAGGGGCATATCAAAACCAAGAATAG
- the PDP1 gene encoding pyruvate dehyrogenase phosphatase catalytic subunit 1 isoform X4, which yields MCVCPGPRRIGIPVRSSSLPLFSDAMPAPTQLFFPLIRNCELSRIYGTACYCHHKHLCCSSSYIPQSRLRYTPHPAYATFCRPKENWWQYTQGRRYASTPQKFYLTPPQVNSILKANEYSFKVPEFDGKNVSSILGFDSNQLPANAPIEDRRSAATCLQTRGMLLGVFDGHAGCACSQAVSERLFYYIAVSLLPHETLLEIENAVESGRALLPILQWHKHPNDYFSKEASKLYFNSLRTYWQELIDLNTGESTDIDVKEALINAFKRLDSDISLEAQVGDPNSFLNYLVLRVAFSGATACVAHVDGVDLHVANTGDSRAMLGVQEEDGSWSAVTLSNDHNAQNERELERLKLEHPKSEAKSVVKQDRLLGLLMPFRAFGDVKFKWSIDLQKRVIESGPDQLNDNEYTKFIPPNYHTPPYLTAEPEVTYHRLRPQDKFLVLATDGLWETMHRQDVVRIVGEYLTGMHHQQPIAVGGYKVTLGQMHGLLTERRTKMSSVFEDQNAATHLIRHAVGNNEFGTVDHERLSKMLSLPEELARMYRDDITIIVVQFNSHVVGAYQNQE from the exons atgtgtgtgtgtcccGGGCCCAGACGAATTG GAATCCCAGTCAGAAGTTCCAGCCTGCCACTGTTCTCTGATGCCATGCCAGCACCAACTCAACTGTTTTTTCCTCTCATCCGTAACTGTGAACTGAGCAGGATCTATGGCACTGCATGTTACTGCCACCACAAACATCTCTGTTGTTCCTCATCATACATACCTCAGAGTCGACTGAGATACACACCTCATCCAGCATATGCTACCTTTTGCAGGCCAAAGGAGAACTGGTGGCAGTACACCCAAGGAAGGAGATATGCTTCCACACCACAGAAATTTTACCTCACACCTCCACAAGTCAATAGCATCCTTAAAGCTAATGAATACAGTTTCAAAGTGCCAGAATTTGATGGCAAAAATGTCAGTTCTATCCTTGGATTTGACAGCAATCAGCTGCCTGCAAATGCACCCATTGAGGACCGGAGAAGTGCAGCAACCTGCTTGCAGACCAGAGGGATGCTTTTGGGGGTTTTTGATGGCCATGCAGGTTGTGCTTGTTCCCAGGCAGTCAGTGAAAGACTCTTTTATTATATTGCTGTCTCTTTGTTACCCCATGAGACTTTGCTAGAGATTGAAAATGCAGTGGAGAGTGGCCGGGCACTGCTACCCATTCTCCAGTGGCACAAGCACCCCAATGATTACTTCAGTAAGGAGGCATCCAAATTGTACTTTAACAGCTTGAGGACTTACTGGCAAGAGCTTATAGACCTCAACACTGGTGAGTCAACTGATATTGATGTTAAGGAGGCTCTAATTAATGCCTTCAAGAGGCTTGATAGTGACATCTCCTTGGAGGCACAAGTTGGTGATCCTAATTCCTTTCTCAACTACCTGGTGCTTCGAGTGGCATTTTCTGGAGCCACTGCTTGTGTGGCCCATGTGGATGGTGTTGACCTTCATGTGGCCAATACTGGCGATAGCAGAGCCATGCTGGGTGTGCAGGAAGAGGACGGCTCATGGTCAGCAGTCACGCTGTCTAATGACCACAATGCTCAAAATGAAAGAGAACTAGAACGACTGAAATTGGAACATCCAAAGAGTGAGGCCAAGAGTGTCGTGAAACAGGATCGGCTGCTTGGCTTGCTGATGCCATTTAGGGCATTTGGAGATGTAAAGTTCAAATGGAGCATTGACCTTCAAAAGAGAGTGATAGAATCTGGCCCAGACCAGTTGAATGACAATGAATATACCAAGTTTATTCCTCCTAATTATCACACACCTCCTTATCTCACTGCTGAGCCAGAGGTAACTTACCACCGATTAAGGCCACAGGATAAGTTTCTGGTGTTGGCTACTGATGGGTTGTGGGAGACTATGCATAGGCAGGATGTGGTTAGGATTGTGGGTGAGTACCTAACTGGCATGCATCACCAACAGCCAATAGCTGTTGGTGGCTACAAGGTGACTCTGGGACAGATGCATGGCCTTTTAACAGAAAGGAGAACCAAAATGTCCTCGGTATTTGAGGATCAGAACGCAGCAACCCATCTCATTCGCCACGCTGTGGGCAACAACGAGTTTGGGACTGTTGATCATGAGCGCCTCTCTAAAATGCTTAGTCTTCCTGAAGAGCTTGCTCGAATGTACAGAGATGACATTACAATCATTGTAGTTCAGTTCAATTCTCATGTCGTAGGGGCATATCAAAACCAAGAATAG